The Kribbella shirazensis genomic interval CTCGTACAGGCTGCCGCTGATCCGGCTCATCCCGGCCAGCAGCAACACGGTCACCAGCCCGGTCTCGAACCACGTTCCGATGAAGCCGACCGCCGGCAGCGCCAGCGCGTAGTCGCCGAGCCAGCCCCGCGCGAGCGAGCCGAGCCCGATCGCGCGGAGCAGGTCGTTGATGGTGCCGTCCGGTGCGTACATCCGCCGCCAGGCGACCGCGACGACAACCATCGCGACCACCTGGGGCAGAAACACGACCGTCCGGAAGAACGCCAGTCCGCGGACCTTCGCCCGATTGAGCACCGACGCCAGGACCAGCCCGACGCAGACCGGGATCACCGCGAAGAACAGCATCAGCACGAGCGCGTGCCCGAACGCGGACCGCAGGCCGACGTCGCTGACGATCTCCTGGTAGTTGGCGACCCCGACCCACGTGCCGAGGGTCAGCCCGTCCCAGTCGTAGAAGGACAGCTGGACCGACCGGAGCAGCGGGTAGAGCAGGAAAGCGGCGTACACCGCGAATCCGGGAAGCAGGTACAGGTAGGCGATCCGTCGCGGTTCGCCTGGTGGGCTATCCGTTGGCTTCGGCGAACGCACCATAGTCCTTTTCGAGACGGTCGGCGAACTGCTCCGGCTTGGCCTTGCCGGCCAGCAGGTCCTGCAGGGCCGCGCCGATCGTGTCCGGCATCGTCGGTGTCGCGTAGTCCAGGTACGGCAGCAGCCCGTCGGACTCGACGACCTTGCCGAACGCGGTGAAGACGTCCTTCTGCAGACCGCCCGAGACCTCCTGCTTGGAGGTGTCGGCCACCGGCAGGTTCCCGGTCTTCGACAGCGTGCCCATGGCGTCCGCGCTGGTGATGAAGTTCAGGTACGCCGCCGCGGCCTCGGGGTGCTTGCTCTTAGCCGTGATCGCGAACGGCAGCCCGGTACCGCCCGTGGCGACCGGCTTGGCGTCGGCCGACGTACCCGGCGGGAGCATGAAGCCGACGTCGTCGCCCATCGCCTTGCCCAGGTCGGCCTGCAACCAGGTGCCAGCGATCAGGTACGTCCCCTTGCCCTTGGCAAACGACTGCCAGGCCGGGTCGTAGTCCTGGCCGTTGAAACCGTCGTTGAAGTAGCCCTTGCCGACCCAGTCGGTGAGAGTCTGCGCCGCCTTCAGGTTCTCCTCGGTCTTCCAGGACGCGCCCTTCCGTCCGAAGCCGAGCTGCTTGATCGTGTCCGGCGCGGCGGTCCGGCCCTGGACCGTGCCGAACACGTGGATGGCCGGCCACTTCTCCAGGTTGCCGAGCACCAGCGGCGCGTCACCCTTGGACTTCAGCGTGGCGAGCGAGGACTGGAACTCGTCCCAGGTGGCCGGCGGTTGCAGGCCCGCGGCGGCGAGCTTCTTCTTGCTGTAGAAGATCCCGACGACCTCGCCGACCTGCGGCATCCCGTACAGGTTGCCCTGGCCGAACGTCTTTCCGTCCGGGGTGTACTGCGAGTACTGCCGGACCGACTGCGGGTACCGCTTGTCCCACCCGTACGCCTTCAGGTACGGGTCGAGCGGGACCAGCTGGTTCGCCTTGACGAACTCGCCCATGTCCGACCGGCCGTTGTTCGCCTGCACGACGTCGGGCGGCTCGTTGCCGCTGAGTGCCAGCCGCAGCGTGGTCTTCAGGTCGTCGAACGACCGCGAGACCCGCTTGAGCTTGATGTTCGGGTACTTCGCCTGGAACGCGGCGTTCAGCTCCTTCATCTGTGCGTCCTGGCCGCCGCGCACCTCCTGGTCCCACACGAGCAGCGTGACGTCGCCCATCTTCGCGGGGTCGGTCTGCACCGACGACGGGTTGGCCTGCGACGGTGGCGCCGAGGTGTTCGATCCAGGTGCGCAGGCGGTCGCCAGGCCGAGCAGGCCGACGGCCGCTGCGACCCCGAACCGGGAAATGCGTGACATGGGGTTCTCCCTCCGACCTGACGGTCAGTTGATGGTGACGTCGGCGTTGCGGGCGATGGTCGCCACGGCCCGGCGTACGGCGCCGACCGGCACACTCGGGACGATCTCGTCCAGGAACTCGTACCTGCGCCGCAGCGATCGGGTGTAGCTGCTCTGGTCGTCGTTCTTGCGCAGGTCGTGCCACCAGTCGACGATGTCGCCCCATCCGGGTGCGGCGAGCGAACCGCCGAACTGCTGGACGGCGAGGGCCGAGCACAGCGTAGCGAAGGCCAGCCGGTCGGCGAGCGCCCAACCGGCCAGGGTGCCGAGGACCAGGCCGGCGCCGAACACGTCGCCGGCGCCGGTCGGGTCCAGCGCGGGCACGCGCAGTGCCGGGATGCGCGCCTCCTCACCGGTGCGCGCATCGATGCCCATGGCACCTTCCGCGCCGTTCGTGACGACCGCGAGCGGCACCCGGTCGGCCAGCGCGTAGAGCGCGTCCTGCGGCGACTCGGTCCGGGTGTAGGCCATCGCCTCGACCGCGTTCGGCAGGAAGGCGTCGCAGTGCGCGAGCTGGTCCAGGACCTCCGACGACCACTTCCCGGTCGGGTCCCAGCCGACGTCGGCGAACACCAGTCCGCCGTCGTCGCGGGCCAGGTCGACCCAGGTGACGCGATCCGGGTCGCCGAGCCCTTCGATGTCGCCGAGGTCGACGATCACCGCACGGGTCCGCGGCGGCCGTCCGATCATCTCGGTGGCGGGCACCGGCGACGGGTGCCCGTGGGTCACCATGCTGCGATCGCCGTCGTACGCGACCGACATCGTCACCGGCGAGTGCCAGTTCTCGAAGCGCCGGGACCGGCTGAGGTCGACATGCTCCTGCTCGGCCAGCGTGCTCCAGCAGAAGTCGGCGTAGTTGTCGTCGCCGAACGCGGCCGCGAGCGACGTCCGCAGGCCGAGCCGGCTGGCCGCGATGGCCAGGTTGGCGGTGCCGCCCGGCGACGACCCCATTCCCTGCGCCCAGACCTCCGTACCTCCGGTCGGGCGCTCGGCGAGGTCGGTGAAGATGATGTCGAGGAAGACCGTGCCCCAGAGGAAGACGTCGAAGTCGGGTGTCCCCGGGCCGCGCAGACCGGCGAGCGGGTCGTAGGGCGTATCAGGCATGACGGTCATCTTGCTCCTGACAAACTGCCCTGACAAGCATTTATGAGCAAAAAGATGCAATCTATGCGTACTTTTGAGCAGATTTGCCTGCTATGGTCGACCCGTGCGACACCAGCGGCAACTCGAGATCGTGCAGCGGCTGCGGTCCGACGGCGCCACCTCGGTGGAGGAGCTGGCCCGCCTGCTCGGCGTCAGCTCGGCGACGATCCGGCGCGACCTGCAGCACCTCGACGAGGCCGGCCAGATCACCCGCGTGCACGGCGGCGCGATCGTCCCGGCCGGCGACAGTGAGGACGCCGACCGGGAGCGCCCGTTCGCCTCCGTGGCCGCCGACGCGACCCCGGAGAAGCGGCAGATCGCCCGGCGGGCGGCGACCCTGGTCCAGGACGGCGACGTGGTCCTGCTCGACGTCGGGACGACCACCCAGTTGCTCGCCGACGAACTGCGCGGCCGCCAGGTCACCGTGATGACGACCAGCCTCGCGGTCCTCGACGTACTGCGTGACGACCCGGTGGTGGAGCTGATCCTGCTCGGCGGCTGGGTCCGGCGGGCCTACCACTCGCTGGTCGGGGTCCTGACCGAGGACGCGTTGCGCCAGATCCACGCGGATGTGGCGTTCCTCGGCGCGAGCGGCGTACGGCGGGACGGATTCGTCCTCGACACGACCACGGTCGAGGTACCGGTGAAACGGGCGATGATCGCGGCGTCCGACAAGACCGTGCTGCTCGCCGACCGGAACAAGTTCCCGGGCAGCGGCAAGCTCAAGGTCTGCGGTGCCGCCGACCTCAACGTACTCGTCACGAACTCCGGGGCCGACCCCGACACACTCCAGATCTGCAACGACAACGGCGTGGAGGTAATCACCACATGAAGCTGGCCATCCTCGGCGGAGGAGGTTTCCGGGTTCCGCTCGTGTACGGCGCGGTCATGCGGGACCGGGACAGCCGCCGGGTCGACCAGGTGTGCCTGTACGACGTCGACCCCGGCCGGCTGGAGGCGATCGGACAGGTACTGCGGCAGCTCGCCGCGGAGCAGCCGGACGCGCCGAAGATCGAGGTGACCACCGAGCTCGACGTCGCCCTCGACGGCGCGGACTTCGTCTTCTCCGCGATCCGGGTGGGCGGCCTCGAGGGCCGGACCGCGGACGAACGCGTCGCCCTCGACCTCGGACTGCTCGGTCAGGAGACCACCGGCCCCGGCGGGCTCGCCTACGGACTGCGGACGGTGCCTGCCGCCGTCCGCGTCGCCGAGCGGGTCGCCGCGATCTGCCCGCAGGCGTGGGTCATCAACTTCACCAACCCGGCCGGCATGATCACCGAGGCGATGCAGGCCGTGCTCGGCAACCGGGTGATCGGGATCTGCGACTCCCCGATCGGCCTCGGCCGCCGCGCCGCCCGCGCCCTCGGCCACGACCCGGACCGGGCCTCCCTCGGGTACGTCGGCCTCAACCACCTCGGCTGGCTCAACGAGCTCGGGTACGACGGCCGCGACGTACTCCAGGACCTGATCGCGAACGAGCAGCTCCTGGGCACGATCGAGGAAGGCCGGCTGTTCGGCGCCGAGTGGATCCAGACCCTGGGCTGCATCCCGAACGAGTACTTGTACTACTACTACTTCACCCGGGACGCAGTCGCTTCGATCCGTGGCGGCGCCGAGACCCGCGGCGAGTTCCTGCTCGACCAGCAGCGCGCCTTCTACGACGCGGTCGCCGCGGACCCCGACTCTGCCCTAAGCCGCTGGCGCCAGGTCCGCGAGCAGCGCGACTCGACGTACATGCAGGAGACCCGGGGCGCGGCCGAGGCCCGCGACGAGGCTGATGTGGCGGGCGGCGGCTACGAAGGCGTCGCGGTCGCGATCATGGCGGCGATCGCCCGCAACGAGCGCAGCACCATGATCCTCAACGTCCGCAACGGCTCCGCAGTCCCCGGCCTCCCCGCCGACGCCGTGGTCGAGGTCCCCTGCACAGTAGATGCCGACGGCCCCCATCCGCTCGCCACGACACCACTGGCCGGTCACCAGCTAGGCCTGGTACAGCAGGTGAAGGC includes:
- a CDS encoding carbohydrate kinase family protein, producing the protein MPDTPYDPLAGLRGPGTPDFDVFLWGTVFLDIIFTDLAERPTGGTEVWAQGMGSSPGGTANLAIAASRLGLRTSLAAAFGDDNYADFCWSTLAEQEHVDLSRSRRFENWHSPVTMSVAYDGDRSMVTHGHPSPVPATEMIGRPPRTRAVIVDLGDIEGLGDPDRVTWVDLARDDGGLVFADVGWDPTGKWSSEVLDQLAHCDAFLPNAVEAMAYTRTESPQDALYALADRVPLAVVTNGAEGAMGIDARTGEEARIPALRVPALDPTGAGDVFGAGLVLGTLAGWALADRLAFATLCSALAVQQFGGSLAAPGWGDIVDWWHDLRKNDDQSSYTRSLRRRYEFLDEIVPSVPVGAVRRAVATIARNADVTIN
- a CDS encoding DeoR family transcriptional regulator, producing MRHQRQLEIVQRLRSDGATSVEELARLLGVSSATIRRDLQHLDEAGQITRVHGGAIVPAGDSEDADRERPFASVAADATPEKRQIARRAATLVQDGDVVLLDVGTTTQLLADELRGRQVTVMTTSLAVLDVLRDDPVVELILLGGWVRRAYHSLVGVLTEDALRQIHADVAFLGASGVRRDGFVLDTTTVEVPVKRAMIAASDKTVLLADRNKFPGSGKLKVCGAADLNVLVTNSGADPDTLQICNDNGVEVITT
- a CDS encoding 6-phospho-beta-glucosidase — its product is MKLAILGGGGFRVPLVYGAVMRDRDSRRVDQVCLYDVDPGRLEAIGQVLRQLAAEQPDAPKIEVTTELDVALDGADFVFSAIRVGGLEGRTADERVALDLGLLGQETTGPGGLAYGLRTVPAAVRVAERVAAICPQAWVINFTNPAGMITEAMQAVLGNRVIGICDSPIGLGRRAARALGHDPDRASLGYVGLNHLGWLNELGYDGRDVLQDLIANEQLLGTIEEGRLFGAEWIQTLGCIPNEYLYYYYFTRDAVASIRGGAETRGEFLLDQQRAFYDAVAADPDSALSRWRQVREQRDSTYMQETRGAAEARDEADVAGGGYEGVAVAIMAAIARNERSTMILNVRNGSAVPGLPADAVVEVPCTVDADGPHPLATTPLAGHQLGLVQQVKAVEQLTIAAARDHSPKLALQALALHPLVDSVTTARTLLTNYRSRHPDLANLLS
- a CDS encoding extracellular solute-binding protein translates to MSRISRFGVAAAVGLLGLATACAPGSNTSAPPSQANPSSVQTDPAKMGDVTLLVWDQEVRGGQDAQMKELNAAFQAKYPNIKLKRVSRSFDDLKTTLRLALSGNEPPDVVQANNGRSDMGEFVKANQLVPLDPYLKAYGWDKRYPQSVRQYSQYTPDGKTFGQGNLYGMPQVGEVVGIFYSKKKLAAAGLQPPATWDEFQSSLATLKSKGDAPLVLGNLEKWPAIHVFGTVQGRTAAPDTIKQLGFGRKGASWKTEENLKAAQTLTDWVGKGYFNDGFNGQDYDPAWQSFAKGKGTYLIAGTWLQADLGKAMGDDVGFMLPPGTSADAKPVATGGTGLPFAITAKSKHPEAAAAYLNFITSADAMGTLSKTGNLPVADTSKQEVSGGLQKDVFTAFGKVVESDGLLPYLDYATPTMPDTIGAALQDLLAGKAKPEQFADRLEKDYGAFAEANG
- a CDS encoding sugar ABC transporter permease, whose translation is MYAAFLLYPLLRSVQLSFYDWDGLTLGTWVGVANYQEIVSDVGLRSAFGHALVLMLFFAVIPVCVGLVLASVLNRAKVRGLAFFRTVVFLPQVVAMVVVAVAWRRMYAPDGTINDLLRAIGLGSLARGWLGDYALALPAVGFIGTWFETGLVTVLLLAGMSRISGSLYEAARLDGAGPVQEFFAVTLPSVRGEIAVALTLTVIAALRTFDLVYVTTSGGPGNSTSVPSYEVYHRAFELGRVGSAAAVGVTLTVLILLISLVINRIADREAAR